A single genomic interval of Nostoc commune NIES-4072 harbors:
- a CDS encoding type I polyketide synthase has protein sequence MDNQEIHDSIRSIAVIGMVGRFSATKSIEEFWESLCQGKELITFFSDEELEASGVVPELLSDRNYVKAGVRLPDIEMFDAPFFDISPREAEIIDPQHRILLECAWQALENAGYEPGSGKGLTGVYVGTNMSNYFLTKLSSRPDMIQSMGLAIIYGNSQDFAATRISYKLNLKGPSLNVQTACSTSLVAVHSACQGLLNYECDMALAGGISIESLEKQGYFYQEGSITSPDGHCRAFDANAQGTIFGDGVGVVVLKRLEDALADGDCIHAVIKGSAINNDGAAKVGYTAPSVSGQAEVIAEAQAIAGVAPETITYIEAHGTGTALGDPIEISALKKAFAGRTKQKAFCAIASVKSNIGHLNTAAGVTGLIKTVLALKHQQIPPSLHFEHPNPEIDFANSPFYINTKLSEWKTNGTPRRAGVSSFGIGGTNAHVILEEAPATEAFSPSRPWHLLLLSAKTSTALETATAQLSTHLEQNPDIHLPDVAHTLQVGRRAFEHCRMVVCHDQEDAVKALTFLDPQRVFTYHRKPSHCPVIFMFSGQGSQYANMGRELYEVEPTFKKHVDSCAEILQRHLGLDIRSLLYPKEQDTETASKQLQQTALTQSALFVTEYALAQLLMSWGIHPEAMIGHSIGEYVAATVAGVFSLEDALLIVAKRGELMQQVPRGSMLAIRLPEKDVQLLLSGQTLDKNSLQIAAINSSSSCVVSGTNEAVATLKNQLSSKEVECQLLHTSHAFHSQMMEPILEPFVQAVKKVKLNPPCIRFISNVTGTWITDAQATNPDYWCEHLRQTVKFSDGISLLLKQFEGVFLEVGPGRTLSTLTTQHLDKNSKQQILTSLRHIQDQQSDVNFLLQTLGRLWLFGVEIDWSGFYTHEQRHRLPLPTYPFERQRYWIDAKSPSPSLNSKPVKLDNKQDIADWFYVPSWKRSLLLNSSSSQIKYTQDKWLVFVDDLGVGEQLINALINQGKNVITVKQGEKFSKVSDYVYTINPYIYEDYDTLFQKIILLGKIPHNIVYLWSINKLENFQYSKYLEFNSLLFLTQNISKLKISDRAERSNFTNNCLELYVISNNIQEVNGNEKIDPEKATILGLCKVIPQEYPNIICKCIDIALKNQQDGEQENYKNIIDQLLSELTTVSSDLVVAYRGSYRWVQTFEPVCLDSVAEEKILLRKQGVYLFIGGLETIEVVLAEYLAKSLQAKLIFIEDSAFPQKDEYLRWLETHTPEDEVRRKIEKLQTLAELGAEILVLGADTTNYEQMYQSLKPENIGQIHGVIYSTGIKRENIFSSISEIGKIELGNLFDSQHRQISVLEQVLNNIKLDFCIVFSSLSSILGGFGLGLYSAANHLIDTFTNRHNRNHSLPWYAINWDKIQLNTDQDQKIFEQAFGVELAITPTEIIEVFQRILSLDKGTQIVVSTIDIKARWERTFNFNSLPDLKFSSQVDLSSHYSRPNLSNSYIAPINELEKQVTQIWQEVLGIAEVGIYDNFYELGGDSIIATQLVSRLRAKFPVDLPLRDLLLEAMIPVKQAEIIEQLLLEKIEELSDKEVESFLTNLPQ, from the coding sequence ATGGATAACCAAGAAATCCACGATTCTATCAGAAGCATAGCCGTAATCGGTATGGTTGGTCGATTTTCAGCTACTAAAAGTATTGAGGAATTTTGGGAGAGTTTATGTCAGGGAAAGGAGTTAATTACCTTCTTTAGTGATGAAGAATTAGAGGCTTCAGGCGTAGTTCCAGAATTGTTGAGCGATCGCAATTATGTGAAAGCTGGTGTTCGTCTGCCAGATATTGAGATGTTTGATGCCCCTTTCTTCGATATTTCGCCAAGGGAAGCCGAAATTATCGATCCTCAACACCGGATTCTGCTTGAATGTGCTTGGCAAGCATTGGAAAATGCTGGTTATGAACCTGGTTCAGGCAAAGGCTTGACTGGTGTTTATGTGGGAACCAATATGAGTAACTACTTTCTAACCAAACTCAGTTCCCGCCCTGATATGATTCAATCAATGGGTCTGGCAATTATATATGGCAATAGTCAGGACTTCGCCGCTACAAGAATTTCATATAAATTGAATCTGAAAGGGCCCAGTCTCAACGTTCAGACTGCTTGCTCTACATCATTGGTTGCTGTTCACTCAGCTTGCCAAGGATTGCTAAACTATGAATGCGATATGGCTTTAGCAGGTGGTATTTCCATAGAATCTCTCGAAAAGCAAGGTTATTTCTATCAAGAAGGAAGTATCACTTCTCCTGATGGTCACTGTCGAGCTTTTGATGCTAATGCCCAAGGAACTATTTTCGGAGATGGAGTCGGGGTTGTTGTCCTCAAGAGATTAGAGGATGCTTTAGCAGATGGTGATTGTATTCATGCAGTAATTAAAGGTTCAGCCATCAATAATGATGGTGCAGCAAAAGTGGGATATACAGCTCCTAGTGTGAGTGGTCAAGCTGAGGTGATAGCTGAGGCTCAAGCGATCGCAGGAGTTGCTCCAGAAACCATCACTTATATCGAGGCTCACGGAACTGGTACAGCTTTGGGAGATCCCATTGAAATTAGTGCTTTGAAAAAGGCATTTGCAGGTCGCACCAAACAGAAAGCATTTTGTGCGATCGCATCAGTAAAAAGCAATATCGGGCATTTAAATACAGCTGCTGGGGTGACAGGCTTAATTAAAACAGTTCTTGCACTAAAACATCAACAAATACCTCCTAGTTTGCACTTTGAACATCCTAATCCTGAGATAGATTTCGCCAATAGTCCCTTTTATATCAACACCAAATTATCAGAGTGGAAAACCAACGGTACACCTCGCAGAGCAGGTGTAAGTTCTTTTGGGATTGGCGGGACTAATGCCCATGTGATTTTGGAAGAAGCCCCAGCGACTGAAGCTTTCAGCCCTTCGCGTCCGTGGCACTTGTTACTCCTGTCAGCCAAAACCAGCACAGCGTTGGAAACCGCGACAGCGCAATTATCTACTCACTTGGAGCAAAATCCTGATATTCACCTACCTGATGTTGCTCATACTCTACAAGTGGGTCGTCGCGCTTTTGAACATTGTCGCATGGTAGTTTGTCATGACCAAGAGGATGCAGTCAAAGCGCTGACTTTCCTCGATCCGCAACGTGTTTTTACTTACCACCGCAAGCCAAGTCATTGTCCAGTCATCTTCATGTTTTCCGGACAAGGGTCACAATATGCAAACATGGGTCGGGAACTATATGAAGTAGAACCGACGTTTAAAAAACACGTAGATAGTTGCGCCGAGATTTTGCAACGCCACCTCGGTCTTGACATCCGCTCCCTACTTTATCCCAAAGAACAAGACACAGAGACGGCTTCAAAGCAACTACAACAAACAGCCCTTACCCAAAGTGCGTTGTTTGTTACAGAGTACGCCCTAGCTCAGTTATTAATGTCATGGGGGATACATCCAGAAGCAATGATTGGTCATAGCATCGGGGAATATGTCGCCGCAACTGTTGCAGGTGTATTTTCCCTAGAAGATGCCCTATTGATTGTGGCAAAAAGGGGAGAGTTAATGCAACAAGTGCCCAGAGGAAGTATGCTGGCAATTAGGCTTCCAGAAAAAGATGTGCAGTTGCTACTCTCTGGACAAACGTTGGATAAAAATTCTCTACAAATCGCAGCGATTAACAGCTCATCTTCCTGTGTAGTGTCTGGAACAAACGAGGCAGTTGCAACACTAAAGAATCAATTATCCTCTAAAGAAGTTGAATGTCAACTGTTGCATACATCCCATGCCTTTCATTCACAAATGATGGAACCAATATTGGAACCATTTGTGCAAGCTGTAAAAAAAGTCAAACTGAATCCACCATGCATTCGGTTTATTTCTAATGTAACTGGGACTTGGATTACAGATGCACAAGCCACAAATCCCGATTATTGGTGTGAACATTTGCGGCAAACTGTCAAGTTTTCAGATGGAATATCTCTACTGTTAAAGCAGTTTGAAGGTGTTTTTCTAGAAGTGGGGCCAGGACGAACATTAAGCACATTAACAACACAGCATTTAGATAAAAATAGCAAACAACAAATACTAACTTCATTACGCCATATTCAAGACCAACAATCTGATGTTAACTTTTTGTTGCAGACATTAGGTCGGTTGTGGCTTTTTGGTGTAGAAATAGATTGGTCGGGATTTTATACCCACGAGCAGCGTCATCGTTTGCCTTTGCCTACTTACCCCTTTGAACGACAACGGTACTGGATTGATGCTAAATCCCCATCACCCTCTTTAAATAGCAAGCCAGTAAAATTAGATAATAAACAAGATATTGCCGACTGGTTTTATGTTCCTTCATGGAAACGCTCTTTACTGCTTAATTCATCCTCTTCTCAAATAAAATATACACAAGACAAGTGGCTAGTTTTTGTTGATGACTTAGGAGTTGGTGAACAATTAATTAATGCGTTGATAAATCAAGGTAAAAATGTCATTACGGTTAAGCAGGGAGAAAAGTTTAGTAAAGTAAGCGATTATGTTTATACAATTAATCCCTATATATACGAAGACTATGACACTTTGTTTCAAAAAATCATATTATTAGGTAAAATTCCCCACAATATTGTTTATTTATGGAGCATTAATAAACTAGAAAATTTTCAATATAGCAAGTATTTAGAATTCAACAGTTTGCTGTTTTTAACGCAGAACATTAGTAAGCTCAAAATTAGCGATCGTGCCGAGCGCAGTAACTTTACGAACAATTGCTTAGAACTTTATGTCATATCAAATAACATTCAAGAGGTCAATGGCAATGAAAAAATAGATCCAGAAAAGGCAACAATATTAGGTTTATGTAAAGTTATTCCTCAAGAATATCCTAACATTATCTGTAAGTGTATCGATATTGCCTTGAAAAATCAACAAGATGGAGAACAAGAAAATTATAAAAATATTATTGACCAACTTTTAAGTGAATTAACAACTGTATCCTCAGATTTAGTGGTTGCTTATCGTGGTTCCTACCGTTGGGTACAAACTTTTGAGCCAGTTTGCTTAGACTCAGTAGCTGAAGAAAAAATACTGTTGAGGAAACAAGGTGTTTACTTGTTTATTGGTGGATTAGAAACTATTGAAGTTGTACTTGCAGAATATTTAGCAAAATCTCTACAAGCCAAACTTATATTTATCGAGGATTCTGCTTTTCCCCAAAAAGATGAATATTTACGATGGCTGGAAACTCACACCCCAGAAGATGAAGTGAGACGCAAAATCGAAAAACTGCAAACATTGGCTGAATTGGGTGCAGAAATTTTGGTCTTGGGTGCAGATACAACCAACTATGAGCAAATGTATCAGAGCCTTAAACCTGAGAATATTGGTCAAATTCATGGGGTTATTTATTCGACTGGAATAAAGCGTGAAAATATATTTAGTTCAATTTCAGAAATTGGTAAGATAGAATTAGGAAATTTATTTGACTCTCAACATCGCCAAATTAGTGTATTAGAACAAGTTTTAAATAATATAAAATTAGATTTCTGTATTGTCTTCTCTTCTTTATCTTCCATTTTAGGAGGATTCGGTTTAGGTTTATATTCAGCAGCTAATCATCTCATAGATACTTTTACTAACCGACACAACCGAAACCATTCTTTGCCGTGGTACGCTATAAACTGGGACAAAATACAACTCAATACAGATCAAGACCAAAAAATATTTGAACAGGCATTTGGGGTAGAATTAGCCATTACTCCAACAGAAATTATCGAAGTATTTCAACGAATATTATCTCTAGATAAAGGAACTCAGATTGTTGTTTCTACGATAGATATAAAAGCTAGGTGGGAGCGCACATTTAATTTTAACTCTCTACCAGATTTAAAATTTTCCTCTCAAGTAGACTTATCCTCACACTACTCCAGGCCTAATCTTAGTAATTCATATATTGCTCCAATAAACGAGTTGGAAAAACAAGTTACCCAAATATGGCAAGAGGTACTAGGAATTGCAGAAGTTGGTATTTACGACAACTTTTATGAGTTAGGAGGAGACTCTATCATTGCAACTCAACTAGTTTCTCGATTGCGAGCAAAGTTTCCCGTAGATTTACCACTACGTGACCTTTTGTTGGAAGCAATGATACCAGTTAAGCAAGCAGAAATTATTGAGCAACTTCTGTTGGAAAAAATTGAGGAGTTATCTGACAAAGAGGTAGAATCTTTTTTAACTAATCTTCCACAATAA
- a CDS encoding non-ribosomal peptide synthetase translates to MDQKYSNLSPAKKALLEKWKGGRFQVDTIPKRQVSKNIPLSFSQQRLWFIDQLYHGSYFYNIPIAFHIKGQLNIIVLQQSLNEILNRHEVWRTNFTLVNGEPVQNIVRQLNWDLPIINFEHLSGKDWESEVKELAIEEATKPFNLASCLLVRAALVRLSEEEHVLLVTMHHIITDGWSCGVFLRELSTLYAAFSTNQPSPLPELPIQYADFTIWQRDRIQGEFLATQLNYWKQQLKGELPVLQLPTDRPRPNVTTFTGAKQYFTFSTVLTNALRQLSQQADTTLFMSLLAAFNILLYRYTDQEDILIGSPIANRNRAELEGMLGLFVNTLVLRNKLSGNPSFCEFLHRVREVTLDAYAHQDLPFEMLVEELQPERDLSRNPLYEVMFVLQNTPTSVEQVSGLTLRTLDFDSGTAQLDIFLSMSESEEGLTGCLEYNTDIFDSTTITQFINNFETLLENIVANPEQHLSELSLLTPSEQEQLLFKFNQTRTDYPQNASLHKLFEQQVELTPDSLALISESEQLTYRQLNHRVNQLVHYLQKQGVKKDTLVALCLERSIDMVVGIIAILKTGGAYIPLDPSYPVERLNFMLSDSQASLLISNQEILKIVSLSSSKIVCLDIHKDKIAQESLENPIDISASDNLAYIIYTSGSTGIPKGVLGTHRGTVNGLHWLWKTYPFTEKEVCCQKTAISFVDSVWEIFAPLLQGIPTVIISNATVLDPQLFIETLAHHKVTRIILVPSFLRLLLDNYSHLAKKLSQLKLWISSGEVLSVKLVKTFQELIPFARLINLYGSSEVSANATYYDTSLLQQATNVPIGRPIDNTQVYVLNRDLQPTPIGVVGKLYIGGDGLAKGYLHRSELTERRFISNPFIPGNKLYKTGDLVRYIKDGNIEYLGRDDEQVKIRGFRVELGEVATVIAQHPDVQQSVVIASSDAQQNQRLIAYLVTDKQDIATQLLPELQQKLPNYMLPSTFVVLDKLALTPNGKVDKLALQNNEITQYNSNKSFVIPRNFTELALVKLWENLLNTRPIGVIDNFFDLGGHSFLAVRLMAQIQDKFGHNLPLSTLFENPTIEKLATIVSQPFRQTSNSHLVAINSSGDKIPFFCVHGAGGNISPYFNLSKRLGEDYPLYALEDTLEKEKPEVISVEETATRYLLEIRKIQPNGPYLLGGHCYGGVLAFEIAQQLQKQGQTVGLLVVIDAILSETRIETTDDDDAKFLLRIAESIKTDNNIDFSVPFEELRDLPLTEQLNLINQKGNFIFSDAEIEDFLRYYKLFKAHVQAMRNYVPEVYPQSITLFRANKEIIHDFDNPEWYTNDPLLGWGKCSSQPIQVIEVPGDHFSIFVEPHIQELAKHLKDCIDNAVCVLNNGSKRS, encoded by the coding sequence ATGGATCAAAAATACTCTAATTTATCACCCGCTAAAAAAGCCCTTCTAGAAAAATGGAAGGGAGGAAGGTTTCAAGTCGATACTATTCCAAAACGTCAAGTTTCTAAGAATATTCCTTTATCTTTCTCCCAACAAAGATTATGGTTTATTGACCAACTTTATCACGGGAGTTATTTTTATAATATTCCTATTGCTTTTCATATCAAAGGACAGTTAAATATTATAGTCCTTCAACAAAGTTTGAATGAAATCCTCAACCGTCACGAAGTTTGGCGCACAAATTTTACACTTGTAAATGGAGAGCCAGTACAGAATATTGTGCGCCAACTAAATTGGGATTTACCCATTATTAATTTCGAGCATTTGTCTGGTAAAGATTGGGAATCAGAGGTTAAAGAACTTGCAATAGAAGAAGCAACAAAACCCTTTAATTTAGCTTCATGTCTTTTAGTCAGAGCCGCTTTAGTACGCTTAAGTGAAGAGGAACACGTTTTGCTTGTTACCATGCACCACATTATCACCGATGGATGGTCTTGTGGTGTGTTCCTGCGGGAGTTGTCAACACTGTACGCTGCTTTCTCTACAAATCAGCCCTCTCCCTTACCTGAACTCCCCATTCAGTATGCAGATTTTACCATTTGGCAGCGCGATCGCATCCAAGGTGAATTCCTCGCAACCCAATTAAATTATTGGAAACAACAACTCAAGGGTGAGTTACCTGTACTCCAATTACCCACAGACCGTCCGCGACCTAACGTTACTACTTTTACTGGTGCTAAACAGTACTTTACATTCTCCACAGTTTTAACTAATGCACTCAGACAATTAAGCCAGCAAGCAGACACAACTTTATTTATGAGTTTGCTGGCAGCATTTAACATATTATTATATCGTTACACAGACCAAGAAGATATCTTAATTGGTTCTCCAATTGCCAACCGCAACCGCGCAGAATTAGAAGGGATGCTAGGTTTATTTGTTAATACTTTAGTGTTACGTAATAAGCTTAGTGGTAATCCCAGTTTTTGCGAATTTTTACATCGAGTGCGTGAAGTGACTCTCGATGCTTATGCACATCAGGATTTGCCTTTTGAGATGCTTGTAGAAGAACTACAACCCGAACGCGACTTAAGTAGAAATCCACTTTATGAGGTTATGTTTGTCCTACAAAATACTCCAACGTCTGTGGAACAAGTGTCTGGATTAACTTTGCGTACTTTAGACTTTGACAGTGGTACAGCTCAACTAGATATTTTCCTATCTATGTCTGAATCTGAAGAGGGATTAACAGGATGTTTGGAGTACAATACGGATATTTTTGATTCAACAACAATTACCCAATTTATCAACAACTTTGAGACCCTATTGGAAAATATCGTTGCAAATCCAGAGCAACATCTCAGTGAATTGTCTCTACTAACTCCTTCTGAGCAAGAGCAACTATTATTTAAGTTTAATCAAACTCGTACAGATTATCCCCAAAATGCATCTCTGCATAAATTATTTGAGCAGCAAGTTGAACTCACACCTGACTCTTTAGCACTAATTAGCGAGTCAGAGCAATTAACTTATCGTCAACTTAACCATAGAGTTAATCAACTTGTACATTATTTACAAAAACAGGGTGTAAAAAAAGACACTCTGGTTGCTCTATGTCTAGAACGCTCCATAGATATGGTAGTAGGAATTATAGCTATTCTGAAAACTGGCGGTGCATATATTCCTCTTGACCCAAGTTATCCAGTAGAGCGTCTAAATTTTATGCTCTCTGATTCTCAAGCATCGCTGTTAATTAGCAACCAAGAGATATTAAAAATAGTATCATTATCTTCGAGTAAAATCGTTTGTTTAGATATCCACAAAGACAAAATTGCTCAAGAAAGTTTGGAAAATCCTATTGACATCTCTGCATCTGATAATCTCGCCTATATTATTTACACTTCTGGTTCAACTGGAATACCTAAAGGTGTTCTTGGCACTCATCGCGGTACAGTCAACGGCTTACACTGGTTATGGAAAACCTATCCTTTTACCGAAAAAGAAGTTTGTTGTCAAAAAACAGCCATTAGTTTTGTAGATTCTGTATGGGAAATTTTTGCTCCTTTGCTTCAAGGAATTCCTACAGTAATTATTAGCAATGCAACTGTACTAGACCCACAATTATTTATAGAAACTCTAGCGCATCACAAAGTTACTCGGATCATACTTGTACCTTCATTTCTACGCTTACTTCTTGATAATTATAGCCATCTAGCCAAGAAGTTATCACAGCTAAAACTCTGGATAAGTAGCGGAGAAGTACTTTCTGTTAAGTTAGTTAAAACTTTTCAAGAATTAATACCATTTGCGAGACTCATCAATCTTTACGGCTCATCGGAAGTTTCCGCCAACGCCACTTACTACGACACTAGTTTATTGCAACAAGCAACCAATGTACCTATTGGTCGTCCGATTGACAATACCCAAGTTTATGTGCTAAATCGTGATTTACAACCAACACCGATAGGAGTTGTTGGTAAACTTTATATTGGTGGTGACGGATTGGCAAAAGGTTATTTACATCGTTCAGAACTAACTGAAAGAAGATTTATTAGTAATCCCTTTATTCCCGGAAATAAACTTTACAAAACAGGCGATTTAGTCCGATATATTAAAGATGGTAATATTGAATATTTAGGTCGAGATGATGAACAAGTAAAAATTAGAGGCTTTCGAGTAGAATTAGGTGAAGTTGCGACTGTTATTGCACAACATCCAGACGTACAACAATCGGTTGTAATTGCCAGTAGTGATGCTCAACAAAATCAGCGTTTGATTGCATATCTGGTGACAGATAAACAGGATATAGCTACACAATTGTTGCCAGAATTGCAGCAAAAGTTGCCTAACTATATGCTACCGTCTACTTTTGTTGTACTGGATAAACTTGCACTTACGCCTAATGGTAAAGTAGACAAACTTGCGCTACAAAATAACGAAATTACACAATATAATAGTAATAAATCGTTTGTTATTCCTAGAAACTTTACGGAATTAGCTTTAGTAAAACTTTGGGAAAACCTTCTAAATACTAGACCTATTGGGGTAATAGACAACTTTTTTGACTTGGGTGGACATTCATTTTTGGCTGTCCGCTTGATGGCTCAGATTCAAGATAAATTTGGACATAATCTTCCCCTGTCTACTCTTTTTGAAAATCCCACAATTGAAAAACTAGCGACTATTGTTAGTCAGCCATTCCGTCAAACTTCTAATTCTCATCTAGTAGCAATTAACTCTTCTGGTGACAAAATACCTTTCTTCTGTGTACATGGTGCTGGTGGAAATATTAGCCCATACTTTAATTTATCCAAGAGGCTTGGTGAAGATTATCCACTTTATGCTTTGGAAGATACTCTAGAAAAAGAAAAACCAGAAGTTATTTCCGTAGAAGAAACAGCAACTCGTTACCTACTAGAAATCCGTAAAATACAGCCAAATGGCCCTTATCTTTTAGGTGGTCATTGTTACGGCGGTGTACTAGCTTTTGAAATAGCGCAACAATTACAAAAACAGGGACAAACAGTAGGTTTATTGGTTGTTATCGATGCCATATTATCAGAAACACGCATTGAAACTACAGACGATGATGATGCAAAATTTTTACTTCGCATAGCTGAATCAATAAAAACTGATAATAATATAGATTTTTCAGTACCTTTTGAAGAACTTCGAGATTTGCCATTAACTGAGCAACTTAATTTAATTAATCAAAAGGGCAATTTCATCTTTAGTGATGCAGAAATTGAAGATTTTCTCCGTTATTACAAACTTTTTAAAGCGCATGTTCAAGCTATGCGGAATTATGTGCCTGAAGTGTATCCTCAATCTATAACTTTATTTCGAGCTAACAAAGAAATAATTCATGACTTTGATAATCCCGAATGGTATACTAATGACCCCTTACTAGGTTGGGGTAAATGTTCTAGTCAACCTATTCAAGTTATTGAAGTTCCCGGCGATCATTTCTCGATTTTTGTTGAACCTCATATTCAAGAATTAGCTAAACATCTCAAAGATTGTATCGATAATGCTGTATGCGTTCTAAATAATGGGAGTAAAAGAAGCTGA
- a CDS encoding class I SAM-dependent methyltransferase, with amino-acid sequence MSLLSPIPDYEAFARMQNELKSTHEEIVAGVIPILENLMLQHIPKEADILDLGCGSGKLVQQLHLKGYQMTGLDASKELLRYARINAPKSKFILNDIRQFELLPTFDAVLSHLVLLFILTPEELTSVFRNVYAALRDNGLLVFTIPITDWFHEISPPIFDHVNVNDECALIEIFHYKPEERIWEIKVTGFELMENMWKRSDTTWFRKDFFLSDVQLGLEKAGFKEISYYKLKDFGSDDNSMACFVCRKKAI; translated from the coding sequence ATGTCTCTACTCAGTCCTATTCCAGATTATGAAGCTTTTGCTCGGATGCAGAATGAATTAAAGAGTACACATGAAGAAATAGTAGCAGGTGTAATACCTATTTTAGAAAACTTAATGCTACAACATATTCCTAAGGAAGCAGATATTCTCGACCTTGGTTGTGGTTCAGGAAAATTGGTACAACAGCTTCATCTTAAAGGGTATCAAATGACTGGACTTGATGCTTCTAAAGAACTGTTGCGTTATGCCAGAATCAACGCACCTAAGAGTAAATTTATCCTTAATGATATACGTCAATTTGAACTACTACCTACTTTTGATGCCGTTTTATCGCATCTTGTTCTACTATTTATTTTAACCCCTGAAGAATTAACTTCTGTTTTCCGAAACGTCTATGCAGCACTCCGAGATAATGGATTATTAGTATTTACTATACCAATAACAGATTGGTTTCATGAAATTAGTCCACCAATTTTCGACCATGTTAATGTTAATGACGAATGTGCATTGATTGAAATATTCCACTATAAACCAGAAGAAAGGATTTGGGAAATTAAGGTTACTGGATTTGAGTTAATGGAAAATATGTGGAAACGTTCAGATACTACTTGGTTCAGAAAAGATTTCTTTTTATCAGACGTGCAATTGGGCCTAGAAAAAGCTGGTTTTAAAGAGATTAGTTATTACAAGCTCAAAGATTTTGGATCTGACGATAATAGTATGGCTTGCTTTGTTTGTCGAAAGAAAGCAATATAA